From the genome of Leptolyngbya sp. NIES-2104, one region includes:
- a CDS encoding ParM/StbA family protein: MPDLILAIDAGGSQTKIVYTYPASDHYHYLVISPEVEQIPKQRLQEYLDRQGWIGSPVAENRAWIECQDEVFILGAFAQNFNPEDRIKERKYENALYKVLAAIGVIVRRHNLPVRKKLSICLGILLPWNEYNDRDLFEDQLKLMLSNYKFQDLSLRVEIERFLCRPEGGGIAVSRIRQKGSDWLRAQQLGVLMVGHRNVSALHFDRGELKVGDSPLLGFSILLKRVEELVGGLNLNQLASALSQAMKDPPSMRVSVRYSSYENIVLQYPKWQELKSIQALSSAKSAQLRAKEVDRIANAIELATQDYWEKLEQWLNKVLPPSLNLDEVLLGGGAAVYLKPNLERYFNYCESIGSSYSGTTTRYTALESGKHSTKLDWSADLQAQITRYLGISTQNDRSESMVLRFIDCFGLFDYLVSLSSKQNEKTSGEQP; the protein is encoded by the coding sequence ATGCCCGATCTTATTTTGGCGATCGATGCAGGCGGTTCGCAGACGAAGATTGTTTATACCTATCCCGCCTCTGATCACTATCACTACCTGGTGATTTCTCCTGAAGTTGAGCAAATTCCCAAGCAACGTCTTCAAGAATATTTAGACCGACAGGGTTGGATTGGTAGTCCTGTTGCTGAAAATCGTGCATGGATTGAATGTCAGGATGAAGTCTTTATTTTGGGTGCATTTGCTCAAAATTTTAATCCTGAAGATCGAATCAAAGAACGCAAGTACGAGAATGCGCTCTACAAAGTTTTGGCTGCAATCGGCGTAATTGTGAGACGGCACAACTTACCAGTTCGTAAAAAGCTGTCGATTTGCCTTGGCATTTTGCTGCCTTGGAACGAGTATAACGATCGCGATCTATTTGAAGACCAACTGAAGTTGATGTTGTCGAATTACAAATTTCAAGATCTTTCTTTAAGAGTTGAAATTGAGCGATTTCTCTGCCGTCCAGAAGGAGGAGGTATTGCTGTTTCTCGAATTCGTCAGAAGGGTTCTGATTGGCTGAGAGCGCAGCAATTAGGTGTATTAATGGTCGGTCACCGCAACGTCAGTGCTCTTCACTTTGACCGTGGAGAACTCAAAGTTGGAGACAGTCCGCTACTAGGATTCTCAATTCTGCTAAAGCGTGTAGAAGAACTGGTAGGGGGACTTAATCTCAATCAATTAGCCTCTGCTCTATCGCAGGCGATGAAAGACCCTCCCTCCATGCGGGTTTCTGTTCGTTACTCGTCCTATGAGAATATCGTTCTTCAGTATCCTAAATGGCAGGAGCTTAAATCAATTCAAGCCCTATCTTCTGCTAAAAGCGCACAACTTCGAGCTAAAGAAGTCGATAGAATCGCCAACGCGATCGAGCTAGCAACTCAAGACTATTGGGAGAAGCTAGAGCAATGGTTGAACAAAGTGCTACCACCCAGCCTTAATCTGGATGAGGTTTTGTTGGGGGGCGGTGCAGCCGTTTATCTCAAACCCAATCTAGAAAGATATTTCAATTATTGTGAATCTATAGGTTCCTCCTATAGTGGAACGACTACACGCTATACAGCTTTAGAGAGTGGAAAGCACTCGACCAAGTTAGACTGGAGCGCTGACCTTCAAGCACAGATAACACGCTACCTTGGCATCTCTACTCAAAACGACCGAAGTGAGAGCATGGTCCTTCGTTTTATTGACTGCTTTGGGTTGTTTGATTACTTGGTCTCGTTGTCGTCTAAGCAAAATGAGAAAACCAGTGGAGAGCAGCCATGA